From the Thermosynechococcus sp. genome, the window CGCTGGGGAACTGACAAAACCGACTGGTAGTACTGCTCTAGTTGCTGCGTGGCGGCCGCCCAGCTCCAGCGTTCGGCTTCTTGGCGGGCATTTTGGCGTAGGGTCTCGCGATCGCCCGGAGAGTCAAAGAGGCGCTGACAGGCAGTAATGGCTCCTGTAGGATCTGCTGGATCAAACAAAAACCCATTCACGCCATCGGTGACAATATCGGGAATTCCCCCACTATTGGCAGCCACCACCGGACAGCCCGCCGCCATTGCTTCTAAAAGAACCAAGCCAAGGGTTTCCGTGCGCGAGGGAAAGACAAAGACATCCGCCGAGGCAAAGGCCGCCGCCAAGCGTTCCCCGCGCAGATAGCCGACAAAATGGGTGGGCGTCCCCGCAAAGTGTTTTTCCAGGGCCTCGCGATGGGGGCCATTGCCCACCAGAGCCAGCCGTGCCTGGGGAATTTGCTCAAGAATTGGCTTAATTTGCTCAATTTCCTTTTCAGCAGAGAGACGACCGACGTAGAGCAGCAAGGGTGCTTCTGGATGCCCTTGGCTGAGAAAGTGGCGCATTTCCTGACTTTGGCGTTGGGGATGAAACAATTCCACATCCACTCCCCGCTGCCAGAGATCCAGATGGCGAATCCCATGGGCTTTAAGCTCTGCCACCATGGCCGTTGAGGTACACAGGTTGAGTTGGGCGCGGTTATGGCCCCAGCGCAAGAGGAACCAGAGGAGCTCCTCCAGAAAACCCAAGCCATAATACTTCAGGTATTGGGGCAAGTGGGTGTGGTAAGAGGCCACCAAGGGCAATTGGAATTTCTGGGCATAGTACAGACCGGCCAAGCCCAAGACAGCTGGGTTGGCCACATGGATCAGATCGGGCTCAAAGGCCTCTAGGGCTTTGCCAATAGCGGGTCGCGGCAGGGCTAATTTGAGTTCAGGATACAATGGGAGGGGAAAACCGGAGACACCATAGATGCGCGCGCCTTCGTAATGGTCTAACCCGCCCTCGGGAGCCACCACTAGCACCTGATGGCCATTCCGTTGCAGATGTCGCACAGTTTGACACAAACGGGTAACAATGCCGTCAATTTTGGGTAGAAATGTCTCAGTAAATAGCGCGATCCGCATTTCGCTAACCTGAATGGGGAGGGGGATTTCTCCCATTCTCGAATTAGGGGGGGCTTGACGCAACCCATGGGGGCGAAAAAATTCCTTAGGGTAAGGAGGGGTAAACTGTGGCAAAAGCTGAGTTATTGATGGCGATCGCTGGCCTGAATCGAGG encodes:
- a CDS encoding glycosyltransferase family 1 protein, giving the protein MRIALFTETFLPKIDGIVTRLCQTVRHLQRNGHQVLVVAPEGGLDHYEGARIYGVSGFPLPLYPELKLALPRPAIGKALEAFEPDLIHVANPAVLGLAGLYYAQKFQLPLVASYHTHLPQYLKYYGLGFLEELLWFLLRWGHNRAQLNLCTSTAMVAELKAHGIRHLDLWQRGVDVELFHPQRQSQEMRHFLSQGHPEAPLLLYVGRLSAEKEIEQIKPILEQIPQARLALVGNGPHREALEKHFAGTPTHFVGYLRGERLAAAFASADVFVFPSRTETLGLVLLEAMAAGCPVVAANSGGIPDIVTDGVNGFLFDPADPTGAITACQRLFDSPGDRETLRQNARQEAERWSWAAATQQLEQYYQSVLSVPQRDVALSH